The following nucleotide sequence is from Pseudonocardia abyssalis.
GCGTCAAGCGGCACTTCCGCGAGCTCGGCGTCGACACCCAGACGCAGCCGTTCACGGTCGTCGGCGTCGGCGACATGTCCGGTGACGTCTTCGGCAACGGGATGCTGCTCTCCCGCCACATCCGGCTGGTCGCGGCGTTCGACCACCGCCACGTGTTCGTCGACCCGACCCCCGACGCGGCGACGACCTTCGTCGAGCGCGAGCGGATGTTCGCGCTGCCGCGCTCGTCGTGGGACGACTACGACCGGTCGTTGATCAGCGCGGGCGGCGGCGTGTGGGCGCGCACCGAGAAGTCGGTGCCGGTGGGGGCGGAGATCCGGGCCGCACTCGGGCTCGCGGACGACGTCACGCGGCTGAGCCCGCCCGAGCTGATCGCCGCCATCCTCCGCGCACCCGTCGATCTCCTGTGGAACGGCGGCATCGGGACCTATGTGAAGGCCGTCGACGAGACGCACGACGCCGCGGGCGACAAGGCCAACGACGCCGTCCGCGCCGACGGCGCGGAACTGCGGGTCAAGGTCGTCGGCGAGGGCGGCAACCTCGGGCTGACCCAGAAGGGTCGCATCGAGTTCGCGCGCGCCGGGGGGAAGATCAACACCGACGCGATCGACAACTCGGCGGGCGTCGACTGCTCCGACCACGAGGTCAACATCAAGATCCTGCTCGACCGGCTCGTCGCGGCGGGGGAGCTGGAGAAGGGCGCCCGCAACGCGGTCCTCGTCGAGATGACCGACGAGGTGTCCGAGCTGGTGCTCGCCGACAACCGCGACCAGAACGCGGTGCTCGGCATCGCCCGGGCGCACGCGGCCGACATGACCGGCGTACACGGCAGGCTCACCGCCGACCTCGTGGAGCGCTATGGGCTCGTCCGGACGCTGGAGGTGCTCCCCGACGCGGCGGGCTTCGCCGCACTCGAGGCGGCGGGGCAGGGCCTGAGCAGCCCGGAGCTCTCGACGTTGCTCGCGCACACGAAGCTCGACCTCACCGCGCAGGTGCTCGCCACCGACCTCCCGGACGTGAGCGCGTTCGCGTCGCGGGTGCCGGAGTACTTCCCGCACGCGATCCGGGAGCGGTTCCCCGCCGCGATCGCCGGGCACCCGCTGCGGCGCGAGATCGTGACGACGCAGCTGGTCAACGAGATGGTCGACGGCGCGGGGATGACGTACGTGTTCCGGCTGGGCGAGGAGACGGGGGCGTCGGCGACGGACGCGGTGCGCGCCTACGCCGTCACCACGGCGGTGTTCGACCTCCCCGCGCTGTGGACCGAGCTGCGCGACCCCGGCATCCCGACCGCGGTGGCCGACCAGATCGTGCTGGAGTCGCGGCGGCTGCTCGACCGGGGATCGCGCTGGTTCCTCACCAACCGGCCGCAGCCGCTCGCCGTGGGGGCCGAGGCGGCGCGGTTCGCGGCCACGGTCCGGGGGCTGCGCGCGCAGCTGCCCGGGTTGCTGCGGGGACGCGAGCTCGAGGCGGTGCAGGAGCGGGCGCGGCAACTCGGCGCGGCGGGCGTCGGTGCGGAGTGCTCGCTGCGCTCGGGTGCGCTGATGTACGGCTACGGGCTGCTCGACGTCGTCGAGCTGGTGGAGCTCTCCGAGCGCGACCGCGAGCCGCGGGAGCCCCGCGAGGTGGCGGAGCTGTACTACGCGATGTCCGAGCACCTGGGCATCGACCTCGCACTGACGTCGGTGAGCGCACTGGAGCGTGGCGACCGCTGGCACGCGCTGGCCCGTCTCGCCCTGCGCGACGACCTCTACGGCTCGCTGCGTTCGGTCACCCTCGACGCACTGCGGGAGGCCGCACCCGGCACCCCGGTCGAGGACGCCATCGCCCAGTGGGAGCAGGCCAACGCGAGCCGGTTGGTGCGTGCCCGCGCGGCGCTCTACGAGGTCGGCACGGCCGGGCAGCTCGACCTGGCGACCCTCTCGGTGGTCTCCCGGCAGCTCCGGGGCCTGGCCCGCTGACCGCGGGTGAGAGGGTGCTGACGTGACCGCCTACGTCGCGCAGGTGCCCCTGCGCTGGACCGACCAGGACTCCTACCGGCACCTCAACCACGCGCGCGCGGTGACGCTGCTGGAGGAGGCGCGGATCGCGCTGTTCTTCGACCGCGCCGCCGCCGACGGGGTCGGGACGTTCTCGTCGGGGCTGCTCGTCGTCGGGCTGGGGGTCGAGTACACGAGGCAGGTGGCGTACCGCTCGCACGCCCTACGCGTCGCGATGACCGTCGAGGAGGTGCGTGCCGCGACCTTCGTCATCCGCTACGCCCTGCACGACGGGCCGGGCGAGGACGCGCCGGTGGCGATCACCGCGCACACGCGGATGGCCACGTTCGACCTCGCCGCGCAGCGCCCGCGGCGGCTGAGCACGGAGGAGAAGACGTGGCTGGGGGAGTGGGCATGACCGCGCTGGAGATCCCCGATGCGGACGAGCGGGGCGACCTCGGCGCGTTCATCGGCCGGGTCGTGCGCCTCGACACCGTCGCGACCGTCCGGCTGCGGGCGGCGAACGGGGTGGTCACCGCATGGGCGTCGACGCCGTTCGACGTGCTCGCCACCCGGTCCGTGCACGGCTCGCTCGACCCCACCGACGTCACGCTGCCGGCGTCGTCGCTGCTCACGGCGCTGTCGGTGGAGCGGGCCGGGGTCGTCGACCCGGGATCCGGCGGGCTGTGGCAGGGCGAGCTGCCGCCCGTCGACGGGTGGGAGCCGGTCGATGCGGTGCCCGCGGAGGAGATCGAGAAGCTCACCGAACGAGGGCTGACGGTGGCGCGCGAGAACGCGGGCCCGATGGGCCCGCCCGCGTCGCTGCTGGACCAGACGGTGCTCACCGTCAGCGCGGGCGACGGGCCCGCGGTGAAGGTGCCGATGCGGTGCCTGTTCGCGCTGTCCGGGATGGGGTTCGTCGCGGGCGACGCGGGCGACGCGGTGAAGGTGTCGGCCACCGGCTCCTGGCTGCGCCTCGACGCCCGCTACGGCGCCGTCGTGCGCCGCAGGCTCACCGCGCTGCCGCTGCTGCTGGCCTGAGCCACGATCTCCGCCTACGGAGCCGTCAGGCCAACCAGACCGCCGTGTCGGGCGGGAGCAGGCCCCCGGCGAGCGGGCTGCTGGAGAGCAGGACGTCGCCCGGGGGCAGGGGGACCGGGGTGTCGCCGGTGTTCAGCGCGCACACCAGCGTGGACCCGGCGCGCCGGAACGCCAGGCAGTTCTCCGGGGCGCCGAACCACTCCAGGTCCCGGCCGGTGAACCCCGGGTGGCTGCGGCGCAGCTCGAGTGCGCGGCGGTACACCGACAGCGTCGACGCGGTGTCCTCCAACTGGTCGGCGACCAGCCGGTCGGCCCACTCCTCGGGGATCGGCAGCCACGGCTGGCCGGTGGTGAAGCCGAACCCGGGGGCGGTGCCCTCCCACGGCAGCGGGACGCGGCAGCCGTCGCGGCCGCGGTCGGTGCGCCCGGACTGTCGCCAGCGCGGGTCCTGCAGGGCGTCGTCGGGCAGCTCGACGTCGGGCAGGCCCAGCTCCTCGCCGTTGTAGAGGACGACCGTGCCGGGCAGCGCCAGCGTCACCATCGCCATCGCGCGGGCGCGGGCGACGCCGCCGTAGCGGGAGACCGGGCGGGCCGTGTCGTGGTTGGCCAGCGTCCACGACGGCGGTGACGGGGTGCCGGCGACGGCGTCGAAGGAGTCCTCGATCGCGTCGCGGACGGCGTCGGCGTCGAAGGCGCACTCCAGCAGGCGGTAGGTCAGCCCGACGTGCAGCTCGTCGGCCCGCACGTAGCGGGCGAACGCGGCGTCGTCGCGGACGCAGACCTGCCCGACGAGCAGGCACTCCGGGAAGTGGTCGACCACCGCGCGGACCATGCGGTGGACGTCGTGCACGCCCTCGTGGTCGAAGCGCGGATCGGCCGGGCCGTCACCGGCGTCGGGGAGGCCGTCGGGCTTGCTCATGCCGTGTGCGACGTCGATGCGGAAGCCGTCGACGCCGCGGTCGAGCCAGAACCGGACCGTCTTCTCCAGGTCGGCCCAGACCTCGGGGTTGGTCCAGTTCAGGTCGGGCTGGTCGGGGGAGAACAGGTGCAGGTACCACTCCGGGTCCCCGGGGATCCGGGTCCACGCCGGGCCGCCGAACACGCTGTGCCAGTCGTTGGGCGGATGGTCACCGCGACCGGGCCGGAAGTGGTAGCGCTCGCGCTCGGGGCTGCCGGGCGCCGACCCGCGGGCTGCGCGGAACCACTCGTGCTCGGTGGAGGTGTGGTTGGGCACCAGGTCGACGACGATCCTCAGTCCGTGGTCGTGGGCGTCGGAGACCAGCGCGTCGAACACGGCGAGGTCGCCGAACACCGGATCGACGTCGCGCGGGTCGGCGACGTCGTAGCCGTGGTCGGCCATCGGCGACGGGTAGAACGGGGTCAGCCACAGCGCGTCGACACCCAGTAGCTCCAGGTAGCCGAGACGGGACCGGATACCGTCCAGGTCGCCCACGCCGTCACCGTCGGAGTCGGTGAAGCTGCGCACGTAGACCTGGTAGACCACCGCCTCGCGCCACCACTGCACGGGGGAATCTTGTCAAACTTCCGGCCCGGATGAACGGATTGCCGGTCACGGCGCGTAGTACGCCACGATGGACACACCAGCGGTAGCGATCGGGGGTGGCCTCCTGCATGACGAG
It contains:
- a CDS encoding acyl-CoA thioesterase, producing MTAYVAQVPLRWTDQDSYRHLNHARAVTLLEEARIALFFDRAAADGVGTFSSGLLVVGLGVEYTRQVAYRSHALRVAMTVEEVRAATFVIRYALHDGPGEDAPVAITAHTRMATFDLAAQRPRRLSTEEKTWLGEWA
- a CDS encoding alpha-amylase family glycosyl hydrolase, with amino-acid sequence MQWWREAVVYQVYVRSFTDSDGDGVGDLDGIRSRLGYLELLGVDALWLTPFYPSPMADHGYDVADPRDVDPVFGDLAVFDALVSDAHDHGLRIVVDLVPNHTSTEHEWFRAARGSAPGSPERERYHFRPGRGDHPPNDWHSVFGGPAWTRIPGDPEWYLHLFSPDQPDLNWTNPEVWADLEKTVRFWLDRGVDGFRIDVAHGMSKPDGLPDAGDGPADPRFDHEGVHDVHRMVRAVVDHFPECLLVGQVCVRDDAAFARYVRADELHVGLTYRLLECAFDADAVRDAIEDSFDAVAGTPSPPSWTLANHDTARPVSRYGGVARARAMAMVTLALPGTVVLYNGEELGLPDVELPDDALQDPRWRQSGRTDRGRDGCRVPLPWEGTAPGFGFTTGQPWLPIPEEWADRLVADQLEDTASTLSVYRRALELRRSHPGFTGRDLEWFGAPENCLAFRRAGSTLVCALNTGDTPVPLPPGDVLLSSSPLAGGLLPPDTAVWLA